A genomic region of Eucalyptus grandis isolate ANBG69807.140 chromosome 5, ASM1654582v1, whole genome shotgun sequence contains the following coding sequences:
- the LOC104447632 gene encoding G-type lectin S-receptor-like serine/threonine-protein kinase At1g61500: MTIPRLFTSEELLRDTAWKDQMKEDDTSNLVVYDFDSIRLATDNFNVKNKLGQGGFGPVYKGKLNDGKEIAAKRLSSSSSQGIAEFKNEILLISKLQHRNLVRLLGCCIEEEEKILVYEYLPNKSLDTFLFDSKEKAKLSWSVRFHIIQGVARGLLYLHHDSCLRVIHRDLKVSNILLDEKMNPKISDFGLSRMFEGTQVLVNTHKVVGTLFGVLLLEIISSKKNTSSDYPGQHLNLLAYAWHLWCEDRVLDLRDEGIANAFLVSEVMRCIQLGLLYTQDHATDRPNMLAVVLMLNGESNLSQPKQPTYAFSRSLAHGVPSQEERIRSMNTITITTLSGRTVLSGHGRTRVQNIYSAASPSSFAQLLKDTTDELAESAASDGSGKRFAVKDTDISSSKPLYTLAQCTPDLTSVECKAFLQGAIKNLPIDKEGGRVLAPSYNVRSELYQFYNETVFHEAPAPAPTLASPPAAIVAAPPSSTVRSKGAGVMSSGVLCTAGVVFFLFPF, translated from the exons atgacaatccCAAGGCTCTTTACGTCAGAAGAACTACTAAGGGACACTGCTTGGAAAGACCAAATGAAGGAAGATGATACATCAAATTTGGTCGTTTATGACTTCGATAGCATACGCCTCGCAACAGACAACTTCAACGTGAAAAACAAACTTGGGCAGGGAGGGTTTGGCCCGGTTTATAAG GGAAAACTGAACGATGGTAAGGAGATAGCAGCAAAGAGACTTTCAAGCAGCTCAAGCCAAGGCATAGCGGAGTTCAAGAATGAGATCCTTCtaatatccaaacttcaacaccGAAATCTGGTGAGACTCCTTGGTTGCTGcattgaagaagaggaaaagattCTAGTGTATGAGTACTTGCCCAACAAGAGCTTGGACACCTTCCTCTTTG ATTCAAAAGAGAAGGCAAAACTTAGCTGGAGTGTACGCTTCCACATTATTCAGGGGGTCGCCAGAGGGCTGCTTTACCTCCACCACGATTCTTGCCTTAGAGTCATACATCGGGATTTGAAAGTGAGCAACATTCTCTTGGATGAAAAGATGAATCccaagatttcagattttgggcTGTCACGGATGTTTGAAGGCACTCAAGTTTTGGTAAATACTCACAAAGTTGTGGGGACACT ctttggAGTACTGCTATTGGAGATTATCAGTAGCAAGAAGAACACAAGTTCAGATTACCCAGGGCAGCATCTCAATCTCCTCGCTTAT GCTTGGCACTTGTGGTGTGAAGACAGAGTATTGGATCTAAGGGATGAAGGCATTGCCAATGCATTTTTGGTGTCAGAAGTGATGAGATGCATTCAGTTAGGGCTTCTCTATACGCAAGACCATGCCACAGATAGACCCAACATGTTGGCTGTGGTTCTAATGCTGAATGGGGAGTCCAATCTTTCACAGCCAAAGCAACCGACATATGCATTTTCACGCTCGCTGGCTCACGGAGTCCCATCACAAGAAGAAAGGATCCGGTCCATGAATACCATCACCATTACTACG CTCTCTGGTAGAACAGTGTTAAGTGGGCATGGACGCACAAGAGTTCAGAACATCT ACTCGGCAGCAAGCCCTAGCAGCTTTGCCCAGTTGCTAAAGGACACAACCGATGAATTGGCGGAGAGTGCGGCGAGCGATGGGTCTGGGAAGAGGTTTGCTGTCAAGGACACCGACATCTCGAGCTCGAAGCCGCTATACACGCTCGCTCAGTGCACGCCGGACTTGACATCGGTGGAGTGCAAGGCGTTCTTGCAAGGGGCCATCAAGAATCTGCCCATAgataaggaaggaggaagagtCTTAGCCCCGAGCTACAATGTTAGGTCTGAGCTTTACCAGTTCTATAATGAGACTGTCTTCCATGAAGCACCGGCACCGGCGCCAACTCTTGCTTCGCCTCCTGCGGCGATTGTAgctgctcctccttcttcaacaGTGAGATCTAAAGGAGCCGGAGTTATGTCTTCCGGGGTTCTTTGTACCGCCGGCGtagtgtttttcctttttcctttttga
- the LOC108956928 gene encoding G-type lectin S-receptor-like serine/threonine-protein kinase At1g61370 — MTLHLCSLLVFSLPQALQSSTIDSITASSPLVQNQTLVSSSQIFELGFFTPKGSAKQYVGIWYKKMTPSRVVWVANRDKPLGHTDQSASLTIGEDGNLKLLDGRQNTVWSTNVMAKSNYSEALLSDFGNFVLQDRNENIMWESFDEPTDTLLPNMKIGVNVKKGKKLNLTSWKGEDDPSLGSFVMGVTSETPPQLFTWNGSSPYWRSGQWDKTKFIGIPNMTNTYYDLQQDNVQGTSYYYLNNYNNSIFGYTFISSQGSVKSVCWTNGWLTYWKAPAPTNPCEIYGICGPFGVCNPFSSPMCRCLKGFKPRSDEEWNRGNWTRGCLRKMELNCQKSASAATSTTVEKDMFWQMRQIKLPDSADHLLIDNVEGCQSWCLENCSCLAFSYVNAIGCMAWSKDLLDTQQFSMGGEDLFIRLADASAGADTG, encoded by the coding sequence ATGACTCTGCACTTGTGTTCTTTGCTTGTCTTCTCCCTCCCTCAAGCACTTCAAAGCAGCACAATTGACAGCATAACTGCATCAAGTCCACTGGTTCAGAACCAAACCCTTGTCTCTAGTAGTCAAATCTTTGAGCTCGGGTTCTTCACGCCTAAAGGATCAGCAAAGCAGTACGTAGGAATATGGTACAAGAAGATGACTCCCTCCAGAGTCGTCTGGGTGGCCAACAGGGACAAGCCACTTGGACATACAGATCAATCTGCTAGTTTAACAATTGGGGAAGATGGAAATCTGAAGCTTCTTGATGGGCGACAAAACACTGTGTGGTCTACTAATGTCATGGCAAAGTCGAATTATTCTGAAGCACTGCTTTCAGACTTTGGAAACTTTGTTCTTCAAGACAGGAACGAGAATATAATGTGGGAAAGCTTTGATGAGCCAACCGACACTCTCTTGCCAAACATGAAGATTGGAGTAAAtgtgaaaaaaggaaagaaactaaACTTGACTTCCTGGAAAGGCGAAGATGATCCCTCACTCGGAAGCTTTGTCATGGGAGTGACATCGGAGACACCACCTCAGCTTTTCACTTGGAATGGATCAAGTCCTTACTGGAGAAGTGGACAGTGGGATAAAACCAAGTTCATCGGAATACCGAACATGACCAACACATACTACGATCTCCAACAAGATAATGTCCAGGGAACCTCATATTATTACCTCAATAATTACAACAACTCCATCTTTGGATATACTTTCATCTCTTCTCAAGGATCTGTAAAGTCAGTTTGTTGGACCAATGGCTGGTTAACATACTGGAAGGCACCGGCACCAACGAACCCTTGTGAAATTTATGGAATATGTGGCCCCTTTGGAGTTTGCAACCCGTTTAGTTCACCCATGTGCAGATGCTTAAAAGGTTTTAAACCTAGATCAGATGAAGAATGGAACAGAGGAAACTGGACCAGAGGGTGCCTTaggaaaatggaattgaattgTCAGAAATCTGCAAGCGCAGCAACTTCAACAACTGTGGAAAAAGATATGTTCTGGCAAATGAGACAAATAAAATTGCCTGATTCCGCTGATCATTTGTTGATAGATAATGTGGAAGGATGTCAAAGTTGGTGCCTAGAAAACTGCTCGTGCTTGGCCTTTTCTTATGTGAATGCTATAGGATGTATGGCTTGGAGTAAAGACCTTCTAGATACTCAGCAATTCTCCATGGGTGGCGAAGATCTATTTATTCGACTTGCGGATGCGAGTGCGGGTGCGGATACAGGCTGA
- the LOC120294018 gene encoding cysteine-rich receptor-like protein kinase 25, producing the protein MSSCFTISLSLLFFFINFVGTESAPTFLRHYCPNATLFTPNSIYQSNLNTLLSSLSSAATDTADDFANAVVGQNPPDQVYGLFLCRGDVDSATCSNCVATGKQDILQRCPNRRVSVICHGTNAFYHDVPHQENHQSNPVHASPERDRGRHHCEGFSRQVGKKLAVAEASFTSLQKLYTLAQCTPDLTVLECNTCLRATIAGLPRGSKVGGCSLRAAA; encoded by the exons ATGAGTTCTTGCTTcaccatctccctctctctcctcttcttcttcataaaTTTTGTAGGTACTGAATCAGCACCTACGTTTCTACGGCATTACTGCCCAAATGCCACACTCTTCACTCCCAACTCCATCTACCAATCCAACCTCAAcaccctcctctcttctctctcctctgccgCCACCGACACCGCTGACGACTTTGCCAATGCTGTCGTCGGCCAAAACCCTCCCGACCAGGTCTACGGGCTCTTCCTCTGCCGCGGTGACGTCGACTCCGCCACGTGCAGCAACTGCGTGGCCACTGGAAAACAGGATATCCTCCAAAGATGCCCCAACCGGCGAGTCTCCGTGATCTG TCATGGAACAAATGCCTTCTATCACGATGTACCACACCAGGAAAATCACCAATCCAACCCAGTTCATGCAAGTCCTGAGAGAGACCGTGGACGACATCACTGCGAGGGCTTCAGTCGGCAAGTCGGGAAGAAACTTGCCGTTGCGGAGGCAAGCTTTACGAGTTTGCAGAAGCTGTACACGCTCGCACAGTGCACACCGGACTTGACGGTGTTGGAGTGCAACACGTGCCTCCGGGCAACAATCGCGGGTCTTCCACGGGGAAGCAAGGTGGGAGGTTGTTCACTCCGAGCTGCAGCATGA